One window of the Labilibaculum sp. genome contains the following:
- a CDS encoding beta-L-arabinofuranosidase domain-containing protein, translated as MTTIKRVLTLALCILCFAANAQEKNTTGGYPISPVPFTSVKVTDSFWGQRLKASREVTIPLAFSKCEETGRYENFIKAAHPSDTIKVEGFSFDDTDVYKTIEGASYSMQTFPDKKLDKYIDSVLTIVAAAQEADGYLYTSRTMNPAHPHEWAGTKRWEKEEDLSHELYNLGHMVEGALAHYQATGKTNFLDIAKKYADCAVREVGDKPGQVTVVPGHQIAEMALSKLYVATGEQKYLDFAKFLLDKRGYTTIKSEYSQSHKPVLEQDEAVGHAVRAAYMYTGMADVAALTGDTTYVNAIDRIWENIVGKKLYITGGIGATGHGEAFGENYQLPNMSAYCETCAAIGNVYLNYRLFLLHGESKYYDVLERTLYNGLISGVSLEGDGFFYPNPLESIGQHQRRPWFGCACCPSNICRFIPSVPGYIYAVHKSDLYVNLFMSNNSEIKVDGKPVVLKQTTNYPWVGDINLDVNPKKKQNFNLKIRIPGWVLGQVVPSDLYTFTDNKKLSYSVKVNGQPVTSQLENGYFSISRTWGKGDKVEVHFDMEARTVKAHSLVEADQGRVAVECGPVVYCAEWPDNDYSVLSAVIPQKPVFTVENKQDLLYGINMIHTDAQVLNYNKQGKIEVKDVQLNMIPYYAWAHRGSGEMTVWLSNDLSTSRPMQQPTLASESKVDASHLVKAISAVNDQLIPKNGKAQAVPYYHWWPKEGTTEWISYEFDGEKTVSGSTVYWYDDAPWGGCRIPKEWKIYYKNKDSEWMPVENNEPYTVTKDVPSKVSFKTVKTNAIKLEVKLPEKNASGIFEWELE; from the coding sequence ATGACAACAATTAAAAGAGTTTTAACACTTGCACTTTGCATTTTGTGTTTTGCTGCAAATGCTCAGGAAAAAAATACAACAGGTGGATATCCCATTTCTCCTGTTCCTTTTACTTCAGTAAAAGTTACAGATTCGTTTTGGGGACAAAGACTGAAAGCAAGTCGTGAAGTTACTATTCCATTGGCTTTTAGTAAGTGTGAAGAAACGGGTCGATATGAAAACTTTATTAAGGCAGCACATCCAAGTGATACGATTAAAGTGGAAGGCTTTTCATTTGATGATACCGATGTGTATAAAACCATTGAAGGAGCAAGCTATTCAATGCAGACTTTTCCGGATAAAAAATTAGACAAATATATTGACAGTGTGCTGACAATTGTGGCCGCTGCGCAGGAGGCAGATGGATACTTATACACTTCCCGTACAATGAATCCTGCACATCCGCATGAATGGGCAGGAACCAAACGTTGGGAAAAAGAGGAAGACCTTAGTCATGAGTTGTACAATCTGGGACATATGGTTGAGGGTGCATTGGCACATTATCAGGCAACTGGGAAAACAAATTTTTTAGATATCGCGAAAAAGTATGCCGATTGTGCCGTAAGGGAAGTTGGCGATAAACCCGGACAGGTAACAGTAGTTCCAGGTCATCAGATTGCAGAAATGGCTTTATCAAAACTATATGTTGCAACGGGAGAACAGAAATATCTGGACTTTGCAAAATTCCTGCTCGATAAGCGGGGGTATACCACAATAAAAAGTGAATACAGTCAGTCGCACAAACCCGTTTTGGAACAGGACGAAGCTGTTGGGCATGCAGTTCGTGCTGCCTATATGTATACCGGCATGGCCGATGTGGCTGCGCTTACCGGTGATACTACCTATGTAAACGCCATCGATAGAATTTGGGAAAACATTGTGGGCAAAAAATTATACATCACAGGAGGTATTGGTGCTACAGGGCATGGTGAGGCTTTTGGTGAAAATTATCAGTTGCCTAATATGTCGGCGTATTGTGAAACCTGTGCTGCCATCGGAAATGTTTATCTCAATTACAGACTATTTCTGCTTCATGGCGAATCAAAATACTACGATGTACTGGAACGCACTCTTTATAATGGGTTGATTAGTGGTGTTTCATTGGAAGGCGATGGTTTTTTCTATCCAAATCCTCTTGAATCAATTGGTCAGCACCAACGCCGGCCATGGTTTGGCTGTGCCTGTTGTCCGTCAAATATTTGCCGGTTTATTCCTTCTGTTCCAGGATATATTTATGCAGTGCATAAAAGTGATTTGTATGTAAATCTGTTCATGTCGAATAATTCGGAAATTAAGGTAGATGGAAAACCGGTAGTATTGAAACAAACAACCAATTATCCTTGGGTTGGTGATATCAATCTGGATGTAAATCCAAAGAAGAAACAAAACTTCAACCTTAAAATCCGTATTCCGGGATGGGTGTTAGGTCAAGTAGTACCAAGTGATTTATATACTTTCACTGATAACAAAAAATTATCATATTCAGTTAAAGTAAACGGGCAGCCTGTTACAAGTCAACTTGAAAATGGTTATTTCTCCATCAGCCGCACTTGGGGTAAAGGCGACAAAGTTGAAGTTCATTTCGATATGGAAGCGCGCACTGTAAAAGCTCATTCATTGGTTGAGGCTGATCAGGGCAGAGTTGCTGTTGAGTGCGGTCCTGTGGTTTATTGCGCTGAGTGGCCTGATAATGATTATAGTGTATTGAGTGCTGTTATTCCACAAAAACCGGTATTTACTGTTGAAAACAAACAAGATTTGCTATATGGCATAAACATGATTCATACAGATGCTCAGGTACTTAATTACAACAAACAAGGTAAAATCGAAGTAAAAGATGTTCAATTGAACATGATTCCTTACTATGCATGGGCTCATCGTGGAAGTGGTGAAATGACAGTTTGGCTTTCCAACGATTTAAGTACCAGTCGTCCCATGCAACAACCCACTCTTGCCTCGGAAAGTAAAGTTGATGCCTCGCATTTGGTGAAAGCAATTAGTGCGGTTAACGACCAACTCATCCCTAAAAATGGTAAGGCTCAAGCTGTACCTTATTACCATTGGTGGCCTAAAGAAGGAACAACAGAATGGATTTCATACGAATTTGACGGTGAGAAAACAGTAAGTGGTTCAACCGTTTATTGGTATGATGATGCTCCTTGGGGTGGTTGTCGCATACCAAAAGAGTGGAAAATTTACTATAAAAATAAAGACAGTGAGTGGATGCCTGTTGAGAATAATGAACCCTACACTGTAACAAAAGATGTTCCCAGCAAAGTTTCATTTAAAACTGTGAAGACCAATGCAATAAAACTTGAAGTGAAGTTGCCTGAAAAAAATGCGTCAGGAATTTTCGAATGGGAATTGGAATAG
- a CDS encoding family 43 glycosylhydrolase, which translates to MLKKGLYLLLLIFPFCLNGQETGHKIQGIDNPLLPGYFADPTIKKFGDTFYLYSTTDGIKLASGEPQVWVSKDFVNWYNTEMDIELPDGLTNCWAPDVMKGKDGKYYYFMGNCEHGCNIYAYVSDSPIGPWKSLKNGQAVIPVGTAIKGLPALDAQYFLDDDGSIYSYFGTWCSSFGGLGWAKIDPKDHCTILESGSIPITQIPEVFEAAYLLKHNGKYILMYSSGDCRLSSYAVHYSYSDSPVGPFHYGDNSPILKTNQDGSIDSPGHHSVLKDGDDYYILYHRHDNPHSTGGEFRQVCADRLDFLNDSTILPVIPTHKGIGYLRKNQIPEKDLAFKAKTTATSYYHLESPATKYTNSPVDYKYLPEYATDNNNGTMWKAASSTYPQSLVVDLGKKVKVARVMTQFEYSTFYYQYRIECSSDSINWSLFSDRTNNRQSGSPMIDDNNALNTRYVKLTVTAAEKGGLFPAIWNLKVYPDLFEIPELALLSKTSTNNVLTDDHLLMNFDVENFVMDSFDYSFKNSGSLAGYFMKEGTPKIKYIDNVKAISFDGESYFRLSESAPNSLSWNSSYTVSSWVFNPEIGDGECLITWNSRENMLQGSYSALMYGKSNFGAVAHGDGSVDLAYKEIPEASKWHHIALSFDGMVESVYVDGVLNTQQPINLFVKNSDILIGASGLYAENYIGYISNSQLFNRALTVQEIIELMKITSPDK; encoded by the coding sequence ATGCTCAAAAAAGGCTTGTATCTTTTACTATTGATATTTCCGTTCTGCTTAAATGGACAGGAAACAGGACATAAAATTCAGGGGATAGATAACCCATTACTACCAGGCTACTTTGCCGATCCAACCATTAAAAAATTTGGAGATACCTTCTATCTGTATTCCACTACTGATGGAATTAAATTGGCTTCGGGAGAACCACAGGTTTGGGTAAGTAAAGATTTTGTGAATTGGTACAATACCGAAATGGATATTGAGTTACCGGATGGTTTAACCAATTGTTGGGCTCCTGATGTGATGAAAGGGAAGGATGGAAAGTATTACTATTTTATGGGTAATTGTGAACATGGCTGTAATATTTATGCCTATGTTTCTGATTCACCAATCGGTCCATGGAAAAGTCTGAAAAATGGACAGGCTGTTATTCCTGTGGGGACAGCGATTAAGGGGTTACCAGCTTTGGATGCCCAGTATTTTTTGGATGATGATGGATCAATCTATTCCTATTTTGGGACTTGGTGTTCTAGTTTCGGGGGACTTGGATGGGCTAAAATTGATCCCAAAGATCATTGTACGATATTGGAAAGCGGATCAATTCCAATCACTCAAATTCCTGAAGTATTTGAAGCTGCTTATTTACTAAAACACAATGGAAAGTATATTCTGATGTATTCGTCAGGTGATTGCAGGTTGAGCAGCTATGCAGTTCATTACTCTTATTCTGATTCTCCGGTAGGTCCCTTTCACTACGGAGATAATTCTCCAATACTGAAAACAAATCAGGACGGAAGTATTGATAGTCCCGGGCATCATTCGGTTTTAAAAGATGGCGACGATTATTATATCCTGTATCATCGTCATGATAATCCGCATAGTACTGGTGGTGAGTTCAGACAAGTTTGCGCTGATAGACTTGATTTCCTGAATGACAGTACTATTCTTCCGGTAATTCCGACGCATAAAGGAATTGGTTATTTGAGAAAAAACCAGATCCCTGAAAAGGATTTGGCCTTTAAAGCCAAAACAACAGCTACATCTTATTATCATTTGGAATCACCGGCAACAAAATATACAAATAGTCCAGTTGATTATAAATATCTGCCTGAATATGCCACAGATAATAATAACGGAACGATGTGGAAGGCTGCATCAAGTACATACCCTCAATCATTGGTTGTTGATTTGGGTAAAAAAGTGAAAGTTGCCAGAGTAATGACTCAGTTTGAGTATTCAACTTTTTATTATCAGTATAGAATTGAATGTTCTTCTGACAGCATTAATTGGTCCTTGTTTTCAGACAGAACAAATAACAGGCAAAGTGGGTCACCAATGATTGATGATAACAATGCATTAAATACCCGCTATGTTAAATTGACGGTAACCGCGGCTGAAAAAGGAGGATTGTTTCCTGCAATATGGAATCTAAAAGTTTATCCTGATTTATTTGAAATTCCTGAATTGGCCTTGCTGTCGAAAACTTCTACCAATAATGTTTTAACGGATGATCATTTATTAATGAATTTTGACGTCGAAAATTTCGTAATGGATTCTTTTGATTATTCCTTCAAAAATTCAGGAAGTTTAGCGGGATACTTTATGAAAGAAGGTACTCCCAAAATAAAGTATATCGACAATGTAAAAGCAATTTCTTTTGATGGAGAAAGCTATTTTAGATTAAGTGAATCTGCTCCTAACAGTTTAAGTTGGAACTCATCGTATACTGTGTCTTCGTGGGTATTTAATCCTGAAATTGGAGATGGAGAATGCCTGATAACCTGGAATAGTCGTGAAAATATGCTGCAAGGCTCCTATTCAGCATTAATGTATGGTAAAAGTAATTTTGGAGCTGTGGCTCATGGAGATGGATCTGTTGATTTAGCCTATAAAGAAATCCCCGAAGCATCAAAATGGCATCACATAGCACTGAGCTTTGATGGAATGGTTGAATCGGTATATGTTGATGGTGTTCTAAATACTCAACAACCAATTAATCTATTTGTTAAAAACAGTGATATTCTGATTGGCGCAAGTGGTTTATACGCAGAGAATTATATAGGTTATATTTCAAATTCCCAGCTTTTTAACAGAGCATTAACCGTGCAGGAAATTATTGAATTAATGAAGATTACATCTCCGGATAAATAA
- a CDS encoding DUF4859 domain-containing protein, which translates to MKKNKLYIKLDKSGFPGLSNFFFLALLVIVTSVYTIGCGKSDITIIPPEPNPVDTTAIDTTSAVTILTESDIVDYDRFYKPEEHKNIDMLRGDSKWSFVRSKQSDHFVVFWEDGFGLNPNASSVPEFYRVDIDDLLLKAESFYDLNINTLKFAEVGVGKSNLDSYKMQIYLFYTEEWMAYGSGYDDVIGALWINPATVHPVGSVIAHEIGHSFQYQVFCDLSNGAGLRYGFGGNGGNAFWEQTAQWQAMQSYPEEIFEGYHYPVYCDNYHRHVLHENYRYASYFIHYYWVEKHGKDMIGKIWREAKEPEDPIQAYMRINGLTVDGLNAELYEAATKFVTWDFDALRSLGENYIGKHTYKFYQLTDGSYQVAYSKCPSSTGYNVIPLNVPTVGTVVSTSFTALTPGSVLAAGDPGTYTDSEIPGTTTNYNSSSLTRAGWRYGYVALLDNGQRVYGEMNRKTAGSVEFTVPEGCVNLWFVVLGAPSTYEAHPWDEKESNDDQWPYKLKFSNTDILGNITIDPNATPEDLTLTYDISFAAADDYSGATVNLNANGDINKVAQAFVMQPSAISSNILGAKETPSEGKIAFAAVESDGSLNYETTANGYGFWFDSVGGVIGWDSENDSKLFSEFSSSSFELNIGQYPGKSAVGDTYTVKEALVYTKDGTQYQVTFVMNITIK; encoded by the coding sequence ATGAAAAAAAATAAATTATATATAAAATTGGATAAGTCGGGATTTCCCGGCTTATCCAACTTCTTTTTTCTTGCATTGTTAGTTATTGTGACATCTGTTTATACTATTGGATGTGGTAAAAGCGATATTACTATAATACCTCCGGAACCTAACCCTGTGGATACAACTGCTATCGACACTACTTCTGCCGTAACAATACTAACAGAATCTGACATAGTGGATTATGATCGATTCTATAAGCCGGAAGAACATAAAAATATCGACATGTTGCGGGGTGATAGCAAATGGTCGTTTGTCCGAAGTAAACAATCGGATCATTTCGTCGTTTTTTGGGAAGATGGTTTTGGGCTTAACCCAAATGCAAGCAGTGTTCCTGAATTTTATCGTGTAGATATTGACGATTTGCTTTTGAAAGCGGAATCGTTCTACGATTTAAATATTAACACATTAAAGTTTGCTGAAGTAGGAGTTGGTAAATCTAATCTGGATAGCTACAAAATGCAGATTTATCTGTTTTATACAGAAGAATGGATGGCGTATGGCTCAGGTTATGATGATGTTATTGGTGCATTGTGGATAAATCCAGCCACTGTCCATCCTGTGGGATCAGTTATTGCACATGAAATCGGTCATAGTTTTCAATATCAGGTTTTTTGTGATTTAAGTAACGGTGCAGGATTACGTTATGGTTTTGGGGGAAATGGAGGCAATGCCTTCTGGGAACAAACTGCCCAATGGCAGGCTATGCAAAGTTATCCTGAAGAAATTTTTGAGGGCTATCATTACCCAGTGTATTGTGATAATTATCACCGACATGTTTTGCATGAGAACTATCGTTATGCCAGTTATTTTATTCACTATTACTGGGTTGAAAAACATGGGAAAGACATGATCGGAAAAATATGGCGTGAGGCTAAAGAACCAGAAGATCCAATTCAAGCTTATATGCGTATAAACGGGTTAACTGTGGATGGATTAAACGCAGAATTGTATGAGGCTGCGACCAAGTTTGTAACTTGGGATTTTGATGCTCTTCGTTCGCTTGGCGAAAACTATATTGGTAAGCATACCTATAAGTTTTATCAACTTACCGATGGAAGTTATCAGGTGGCATACAGTAAATGTCCCAGTTCTACTGGATACAATGTAATTCCATTAAATGTACCAACGGTTGGAACTGTGGTTTCTACAAGCTTTACAGCTTTAACACCTGGTTCGGTACTGGCTGCGGGAGATCCGGGTACATATACTGATAGCGAAATTCCGGGTACTACAACAAATTACAATAGTAGTTCCCTTACAAGGGCAGGTTGGCGTTATGGGTATGTTGCTCTGCTAGACAATGGTCAGCGTGTTTATGGCGAAATGAACAGGAAGACAGCTGGATCGGTTGAATTTACTGTGCCGGAAGGATGTGTAAATTTATGGTTTGTAGTATTGGGAGCACCGTCTACTTATGAAGCTCATCCTTGGGACGAAAAAGAAAGCAACGATGATCAGTGGCCTTATAAGTTGAAATTTTCCAACACTGATATTTTGGGTAATATAACTATTGATCCAAATGCTACACCCGAAGATTTGACATTAACCTATGATATTTCATTTGCTGCGGCTGATGATTATTCCGGAGCTACTGTAAACCTTAATGCTAATGGTGATATTAATAAGGTGGCTCAGGCTTTTGTAATGCAACCTTCTGCCATTTCAAGTAATATACTTGGTGCGAAAGAAACGCCTTCGGAGGGTAAAATTGCTTTCGCGGCTGTTGAGTCTGACGGATCACTAAATTACGAGACCACAGCTAACGGATATGGTTTTTGGTTCGATAGTGTTGGTGGTGTAATCGGCTGGGACAGTGAGAATGACAGTAAATTATTTTCCGAGTTTTCTTCAAGTAGTTTTGAATTGAACATCGGACAATATCCAGGGAAAAGTGCAGTAGGTGACACTTATACTGTTAAGGAAGCACTTGTTTACACCAAGGATGGTACACAATATCAGGTTACTTTTGTAATGAATATTACAATTAAGTAA
- a CDS encoding glycoside hydrolase family 127 protein, producing MKLRYYSFLMLFGLLACSCAEKEKETVGHLKPVPFTSVHLNDQFWAPKIEINRTVSIPSAFKKCEETGRMDNFALAGGLIKGEHQGDFPFDDTDVYKVLEGASYTLAVEYDAKLDHYLDSLITLIGAGQEEDGYLYTCLTNKCERLKGWYGEGRWDRLNSHELYNCGHLYEAAIAHYQATGKRSLLSIAIKNADLVNQVFGPGEGQKKVPSGHPIVEMALVKLYRVTNDEKYLKLARFFIDETGKGTDGHKLNEYSQDHKPIVEQDEALGHAVRLGYLYSGVTDVASLMHDKQLMEATKQVWENVVSKKLYITGGIGSRAQGEGFGPNYELPNMTDYCETCASISNVYWNYRLFLNDGNSKYYDVLERVLYNGVISGVSLSGDKFFYDNPLESVHNHDRAPWFGCACCPGNITRFMASIPGYVYAADENSVYVNLFSAGHADIAVGKDTLSLTQKTQYPWSGKLTISVDKKTNERIGLKIRIPGWAQNQPVPSDLYHFVETNNDIYTITINGKKKSLEEVNGYAILREKWVAGDQIEVEFPMPVRRIKASEKVINDHNKLAYQRGPIVYCFEDKDNSNAYLFDEFVSPDEKVSSQFEENLLGGVVTLTMKASRVSLSGEVKTIEAANLKAIPYYAWNNRGTANMLVWLPSGEESAIVKPSYSPADSARTFASIGWTPGLNDGFTPKNSGDTDKSYFYWWQKEGSEETVDYEFKEPVLLSQSSVYWLNMDHYDGNYKAPEKWSLLYKDSKGKWVPVETSDEFKVELDKYNTVNFKPVKTKALRILAQLQKEQSGGILEWKVK from the coding sequence ATGAAATTAAGATATTACAGCTTTCTAATGTTGTTTGGTCTCCTTGCATGTTCATGTGCTGAAAAGGAGAAAGAAACAGTTGGACATTTAAAACCGGTTCCTTTTACATCTGTTCATTTAAATGATCAGTTTTGGGCTCCTAAAATTGAAATTAATAGAACGGTGTCAATTCCTTCAGCATTTAAAAAGTGTGAAGAGACCGGGCGTATGGATAATTTTGCCCTTGCCGGTGGTTTGATTAAAGGAGAACATCAAGGTGATTTTCCATTTGATGATACTGATGTTTACAAAGTGTTGGAAGGAGCTTCATATACTCTTGCAGTGGAGTACGATGCTAAATTAGACCATTATTTGGACAGCCTGATTACTTTAATCGGCGCAGGACAAGAAGAGGATGGTTACCTTTATACTTGCTTAACCAACAAATGTGAGCGTTTAAAGGGCTGGTACGGAGAAGGACGTTGGGATCGTTTAAACAGCCATGAACTTTATAACTGTGGTCACCTTTACGAAGCAGCAATTGCTCATTATCAGGCAACAGGCAAACGTTCCTTACTTTCTATTGCGATTAAAAATGCTGATTTGGTGAATCAGGTTTTTGGTCCGGGCGAAGGCCAAAAGAAAGTCCCATCAGGTCATCCGATTGTGGAGATGGCCTTGGTAAAACTATATCGGGTTACAAATGATGAAAAATACCTTAAACTGGCACGATTTTTTATCGACGAAACAGGTAAGGGTACCGACGGTCACAAATTAAACGAATACAGTCAGGATCACAAACCAATTGTGGAGCAGGATGAAGCATTGGGACATGCTGTTCGTCTGGGATATCTCTACTCAGGAGTAACAGATGTAGCTTCTTTGATGCATGACAAGCAACTGATGGAAGCCACCAAACAGGTATGGGAAAATGTGGTTTCAAAAAAGTTATATATTACTGGTGGAATTGGTTCCCGTGCTCAAGGTGAAGGTTTTGGCCCGAATTACGAATTGCCTAACATGACTGATTATTGTGAGACTTGTGCTTCGATATCGAATGTTTACTGGAACTACCGTTTGTTTCTGAATGATGGAAATTCAAAATACTACGATGTACTTGAACGTGTGTTATACAACGGGGTTATTTCGGGAGTATCCTTAAGCGGCGATAAATTTTTCTACGACAATCCTCTTGAATCTGTTCATAATCACGATCGTGCACCTTGGTTTGGATGTGCCTGTTGTCCTGGTAACATTACCCGGTTTATGGCCTCCATACCAGGTTATGTTTATGCAGCCGATGAAAATTCTGTGTACGTAAATCTATTTTCGGCCGGTCATGCCGACATTGCTGTAGGAAAAGACACCTTAAGTCTGACACAAAAAACACAATACCCTTGGAGTGGTAAGCTTACAATTTCAGTTGATAAAAAGACAAATGAACGTATTGGTCTGAAAATTCGCATTCCGGGATGGGCACAAAATCAACCTGTACCATCTGATTTGTATCACTTTGTTGAAACTAACAATGATATCTATACGATTACCATCAATGGAAAGAAAAAATCACTGGAAGAGGTGAATGGTTATGCCATTCTGAGAGAAAAGTGGGTAGCGGGTGATCAGATAGAAGTTGAATTTCCGATGCCTGTGCGCAGAATTAAAGCCAGCGAAAAAGTAATTAATGACCATAACAAATTGGCTTACCAACGTGGTCCAATAGTGTATTGCTTCGAGGATAAAGACAACAGTAATGCATATTTATTTGATGAGTTTGTATCGCCGGATGAAAAGGTGAGTTCTCAATTTGAAGAAAATCTTTTAGGTGGAGTGGTAACACTTACAATGAAAGCAAGCAGGGTAAGTCTATCGGGAGAAGTAAAAACAATTGAAGCTGCAAATCTTAAAGCCATTCCGTATTATGCATGGAACAATCGGGGAACGGCAAATATGTTGGTTTGGTTGCCTTCCGGTGAGGAGTCGGCTATTGTAAAACCAAGTTATTCCCCTGCTGATTCAGCGAGGACATTTGCATCAATAGGTTGGACACCTGGTTTAAACGATGGGTTTACTCCTAAAAATTCTGGAGATACAGATAAATCATATTTTTATTGGTGGCAGAAAGAAGGATCGGAAGAGACTGTTGATTATGAATTTAAAGAGCCGGTTTTATTGTCTCAATCTTCGGTTTATTGGCTTAATATGGATCACTACGATGGTAATTATAAGGCGCCTGAAAAATGGTCATTATTATACAAAGACAGCAAGGGGAAATGGGTTCCTGTTGAGACCAGTGATGAGTTTAAAGTGGAACTTGATAAATACAATACTGTGAATTTTAAGCCTGTAAAAACAAAAGCTCTGCGGATTTTGGCACAACTGCAAAAAGAACAGTCGGGTGGTATTCTGGAATGGAAAGTAAAGTAA